Proteins encoded together in one Mycobacterium simiae window:
- a CDS encoding NfeD family protein, translating to MAIALGWLIFALALAGAEALTGDMFLLMLGGGALAAAGTAWLTDWPILVDGAVFLVVSVLLVVLVRPALRQRVTPKSLPTGVEALEGKKAVVLGRVARDEGQVKLDGQVWTARPFNDDDVYEPGESVTVVHIDGATAVVLKH from the coding sequence ATGGCGATCGCGCTGGGTTGGCTAATCTTCGCACTGGCCCTGGCCGGTGCCGAAGCGCTCACTGGCGACATGTTTTTGTTGATGCTGGGGGGCGGAGCGCTGGCCGCGGCCGGGACGGCCTGGCTCACCGATTGGCCGATCCTGGTCGACGGAGCGGTGTTCCTCGTGGTGTCGGTGCTGCTCGTCGTGCTGGTCCGGCCGGCGTTGCGACAACGGGTGACACCGAAGTCGCTGCCGACCGGAGTCGAGGCGCTGGAGGGCAAGAAGGCCGTCGTGCTGGGCCGGGTCGCCCGCGACGAAGGCCAGGTCAAGCTGGATGGCCAGGTCTGGACGGCGCGGCCGTTCAACGATGACGATGTCTACGAACCGGGGGAATCGGTCACCGTCGTCCACATCGACGGTGCCACGGCGGTCGTCTTGAAACATTGA
- a CDS encoding ferrochelatase: MEFDAVLLLSFGGPEGPEQVRPFLENVTRGRDVPPERLDHVAEHYLHFGGVSPINAINRALIAQLEFELADRGLDVPVYFGNRNWEPYVEDTVATMRDNGVRRAVVFTTSAWSGYSSCTQYVEDIARARQAAGPGAPQLVKLRPYFDHPRFVQIFADTIGAASGALTPEQQAGARLLFTAHSIPVAADERMGPRLYSRQVAYAARLVATAAGYAEYDLAWQSRSGPPQVPWLEPEVEDQVAALADAGTEAVIICPVGFVADHIEVVWDLDEELRAQAEAAGMALVRASTPNAHPRFAQLAVDLIDELRYGRAPERVSGPDPVPGCLASVDGQACCPPHCVAGQCS, encoded by the coding sequence ATGGAATTCGATGCCGTCCTGCTGCTGTCCTTCGGCGGACCCGAGGGCCCCGAGCAGGTGCGGCCGTTCTTGGAGAACGTCACCCGCGGCCGCGATGTGCCGCCAGAACGACTCGACCACGTCGCCGAGCACTACCTGCATTTCGGTGGTGTCTCGCCGATCAACGCGATCAACCGTGCGCTGATCGCCCAGCTGGAATTCGAACTCGCCGATCGGGGCTTGGACGTTCCGGTGTATTTCGGCAACCGCAACTGGGAACCGTACGTCGAAGACACGGTGGCGACTATGCGCGACAACGGTGTTCGCCGCGCGGTGGTGTTCACCACGTCGGCCTGGAGCGGCTATTCCAGCTGCACGCAGTACGTCGAAGACATCGCCCGCGCCCGTCAGGCCGCCGGGCCCGGTGCGCCGCAATTGGTCAAGTTGCGGCCCTACTTCGACCACCCACGGTTCGTGCAGATCTTCGCCGACACCATCGGCGCGGCCTCCGGCGCCCTGACCCCCGAACAACAAGCCGGTGCCCGGCTGCTTTTCACGGCACATTCGATTCCGGTGGCCGCCGACGAACGGATGGGCCCGCGGTTGTACAGCCGCCAGGTTGCCTACGCTGCAAGGCTTGTCGCAACCGCGGCCGGCTATGCCGAGTACGACCTGGCCTGGCAGTCGCGGTCCGGGCCGCCCCAGGTGCCATGGCTGGAACCCGAGGTCGAAGACCAGGTGGCGGCGCTGGCCGACGCGGGCACCGAGGCCGTGATCATATGCCCGGTTGGCTTCGTGGCCGACCACATCGAGGTGGTGTGGGATCTCGACGAAGAACTGCGAGCGCAGGCGGAGGCGGCCGGCATGGCGCTGGTGCGAGCCTCAACGCCCAACGCGCACCCACGATTCGCGCAGCTGGCTGTGGACCTGATCGACGAGTTGCGATACGGCCGCGCACCCGAGCGGGTGAGTGGTCCCGACCCGGTACCCGGTTGCCTCGCCAGCGTCGACGGCCAGGCGTGCTGTCCGCCGCATTGCGTTGCGGGACAGTGCAGTTAG
- the inhA gene encoding NADH-dependent enoyl-ACP reductase InhA yields MAGLLDGKRILVTGIITDSSIAFHIAKVAQEAGAQLVLTGFDRLRLIQRIADRLPQKAPLIELDVQNDKHLDTLADRIIAEIGEGNKIDGVVHSIGFMPQTGMGINPFFDAPYEDVSKGIHISAYSYASLAKAVLPIMNPGGSIVGMDFDPSRAMPAYNWMTVAKSALESVNRFVAREAGKAGVRSNLVAAGPIRTLAMSAIVGGALGEEAGAQMQLLEEGWDQRAPIGWNMKDPTPVAKTVCALLSDWLPATTGTIIYADGGASTQLL; encoded by the coding sequence ATGGCAGGACTGCTCGACGGCAAACGGATCCTGGTCACCGGGATCATCACCGACTCCTCGATCGCGTTTCACATCGCCAAGGTCGCTCAGGAAGCGGGGGCGCAGTTGGTGCTGACCGGATTCGACCGGCTGCGACTGATCCAGCGCATCGCCGATCGGCTACCGCAGAAGGCCCCGCTGATCGAACTCGACGTGCAGAACGACAAGCACCTCGACACCCTGGCGGACCGGATCATCGCCGAGATCGGCGAGGGCAACAAGATCGACGGCGTGGTGCACTCGATTGGTTTCATGCCGCAGACCGGAATGGGCATCAACCCGTTCTTCGACGCCCCATATGAGGATGTCTCCAAAGGCATTCACATCTCGGCGTATTCGTATGCCTCACTGGCCAAGGCGGTGCTGCCGATCATGAATCCCGGTGGCTCCATCGTCGGCATGGACTTCGACCCGTCGCGGGCGATGCCCGCCTATAACTGGATGACAGTGGCCAAAAGCGCGCTGGAGTCGGTCAACCGGTTCGTGGCACGCGAGGCTGGCAAGGCCGGTGTACGCTCCAATCTTGTTGCCGCCGGACCGATCCGGACGCTCGCGATGAGCGCGATCGTCGGCGGTGCGTTGGGCGAAGAGGCCGGCGCCCAGATGCAGCTGCTCGAGGAGGGCTGGGACCAGCGGGCCCCGATCGGTTGGAACATGAAGGATCCCACCCCGGTGGCCAAGACGGTGTGCGCGCTGCTATCCGACTGGCTGCCGGCGACCACGGGCACCATCATCTACGCCGACGGCGGCGCCAGCACCCAATTGTTGTAG
- the fabG1 gene encoding 3-oxoacyl-ACP reductase FabG1, with amino-acid sequence MTDTATELAATPGKPPFVSRSVLVTGGNRGIGLAIAQRLAADGHKVAVTHRGSGAPEGLFGVVCDVTDNDAVDRAFKEVEEHQGPVEVLVSNAGISKDAFLIRMTEERFEEVINANLTGAFRVAQRASRSMQRKRFGRIIFIGSVSGMWGIGNQANYAAAKAGLIGMARSISRELSKAGVTANVVAPGYIDTEMTRALDERIQAGALEFIPAKRVGTAEEVAGAVSFLASEDASYIAGAVIPVDGGMGMGH; translated from the coding sequence GTGACTGACACAGCCACTGAACTCGCCGCGACCCCCGGCAAACCCCCCTTCGTATCCCGTTCAGTCCTGGTCACCGGTGGAAACCGGGGCATCGGATTGGCGATCGCGCAGCGGCTGGCCGCCGACGGCCACAAGGTCGCCGTCACCCACCGCGGATCCGGGGCACCCGAGGGGCTCTTCGGCGTCGTGTGTGACGTCACCGACAACGACGCCGTCGACCGCGCTTTCAAGGAGGTCGAGGAGCACCAGGGGCCGGTCGAGGTGCTGGTCTCCAACGCCGGCATCTCCAAGGACGCCTTTCTGATCCGGATGACCGAAGAGCGCTTCGAGGAGGTCATCAACGCCAACCTCACCGGCGCGTTCCGGGTGGCCCAGCGGGCGTCGCGGAGCATGCAGCGCAAGCGATTCGGCCGGATCATCTTCATCGGGTCGGTCTCGGGCATGTGGGGTATCGGCAACCAGGCCAACTACGCCGCGGCCAAGGCCGGCCTGATCGGGATGGCCCGCTCGATCTCCCGGGAGCTGTCCAAGGCCGGGGTGACCGCCAACGTGGTTGCCCCCGGCTACATCGACACCGAGATGACCCGGGCGCTCGACGAGCGCATCCAGGCGGGCGCATTGGAATTCATCCCGGCCAAGCGGGTCGGAACGGCCGAGGAGGTCGCCGGAGCGGTCAGCTTCCTGGCGTCCGAGGATGCGAGCTACATCGCCGGCGCGGTCATCCCCGTCGACGGCGGCATGGGCATGGGCCATTAG
- a CDS encoding GMC family oxidoreductase, whose product MKGLTRLMPTLQHNADVIVVGAGSAGAAITRRLVDHGLTVLLLEAGRPDTNPAIADPARMFELWSSPDDWAYQTVPQAQACDRRLNWPRGKVLGGSSSLNAMIYVRGARFDYDHWAYLGNAGWSWADVLPVFRRMEDYDGGASELHGVGGPLHVLTRYQPDPVQRSVMAGFAELGLPVNKDYNSGVLDGVSSMALTIKDGRRHSTAAAYLRPIETNPNLTVLTGAHARRLTMDGGRCVGVQWLRGGRLESATAALEVVVSAGTIESPRLLMMSGIGDAGHLRAVGVPVTADLPGVGRNLHDHVLAPVVLTTEQTIAPPAPGLPLAQTHLWARSRPGLLTPDVQPIVFGFPLYSQAWMTGPENGISLLAGMVRPNSRGSIRLTGPNPEDPLLIDPATFTCPEDLAALVFAVELCREAHGAEAMRGYGFREQYPGPQLRSGDALSEYVRRTAMTYHHQVGTCKMGVDAASVVDPRLRVYGVEGLRVADASIMPAVTSGNTNAPSVLIGERAADFVLTAAGLLTSEHADFGLDEARR is encoded by the coding sequence ATGAAGGGACTGACGCGCCTGATGCCGACTTTGCAGCACAACGCCGACGTGATCGTCGTGGGAGCGGGATCGGCGGGAGCCGCCATCACGCGGCGACTTGTCGACCACGGATTGACCGTCCTGCTCCTCGAGGCCGGCCGGCCGGACACCAACCCGGCGATCGCCGACCCGGCGCGGATGTTCGAGCTGTGGTCCAGCCCCGATGACTGGGCTTACCAGACCGTCCCGCAGGCGCAGGCCTGCGACCGACGGCTGAACTGGCCGCGGGGCAAGGTCTTGGGCGGCTCGAGCTCGCTGAACGCGATGATCTACGTTCGCGGAGCCAGGTTCGATTACGACCATTGGGCGTATCTGGGCAACGCCGGCTGGTCCTGGGCCGACGTGCTGCCCGTCTTTCGCCGGATGGAGGACTACGACGGCGGTGCCTCCGAACTGCATGGTGTCGGCGGGCCGCTGCATGTGCTCACCCGATACCAGCCGGATCCCGTGCAACGCTCGGTGATGGCCGGCTTCGCCGAGCTCGGACTGCCGGTGAATAAGGACTACAACAGCGGTGTGCTCGACGGCGTGTCGTCGATGGCGCTGACGATCAAAGACGGGCGGCGGCACAGCACCGCCGCTGCTTATCTGCGACCCATCGAGACCAACCCCAACCTCACCGTGCTCACTGGTGCGCACGCTCGCCGGCTGACGATGGACGGCGGCCGGTGCGTGGGGGTGCAATGGCTCCGCGGCGGCCGGCTGGAATCCGCGACCGCCGCGTTAGAGGTTGTCGTGTCGGCGGGCACCATCGAATCGCCGCGGCTACTGATGATGTCGGGCATCGGCGACGCCGGCCACCTACGTGCCGTCGGCGTCCCCGTAACGGCCGACTTGCCAGGAGTCGGGCGCAACTTGCACGACCACGTTCTGGCCCCGGTGGTTTTGACCACCGAGCAAACGATCGCTCCGCCGGCACCCGGCCTTCCGCTGGCCCAAACGCATTTGTGGGCACGCTCCCGACCGGGTTTGCTGACGCCCGACGTCCAACCGATCGTGTTCGGCTTTCCGCTCTACAGCCAGGCATGGATGACCGGGCCGGAGAACGGCATCTCGCTGTTGGCGGGCATGGTCCGGCCGAACAGTCGTGGCAGCATCCGGCTGACCGGTCCGAACCCCGAGGACCCGTTGCTGATCGATCCCGCGACCTTCACCTGCCCCGAGGACCTCGCCGCGCTGGTGTTCGCCGTCGAACTGTGCCGCGAGGCACACGGCGCCGAGGCGATGCGCGGGTACGGATTCCGGGAGCAGTACCCGGGTCCCCAGCTGCGGTCCGGGGACGCGCTGAGCGAATATGTTCGCCGCACCGCGATGACCTACCACCACCAGGTGGGCACCTGCAAGATGGGCGTCGATGCTGCCTCGGTGGTGGATCCGCGGCTCCGCGTTTACGGCGTCGAAGGTTTGCGGGTGGCCGACGCGTCGATCATGCCGGCGGTCACCTCCGGCAACACCAATGCGCCGTCGGTGCTGATCGGGGAGCGCGCGGCCGATTTCGTGCTGACCGCAGCCGGTTTGTTGACCAGCGAGCATGCCGATTTCGGCCTCGACGAGGCAAGGCGATAA
- a CDS encoding alpha/beta hydrolase, producing the protein MIAKGQPTEAHPHPLVFVHGAFQGGWSWDEHFLDFFAERGYRVLAPSLRGHSDSATSKPLWLCSISDYVDDVASVVDPLTPRPILVGHSMGGFVVQKYLVNHSAPAAVLLASAPPRGHLPTLLRNLRRHPWRASKFGLTGRPSDLSGGTTSGARELFFGDDMPEPGIAAAIQRFQPESTRALVFDMGPAAVLRRPRITTPVLVVGGERDAMYPPRDVVATAAYYGTEPSIISNIGHEMMLEPRWPVVAECILAWLAQRGL; encoded by the coding sequence GTGATCGCGAAGGGTCAGCCAACCGAGGCGCACCCGCACCCGCTGGTGTTCGTCCACGGCGCCTTCCAGGGCGGATGGTCCTGGGACGAACACTTCCTGGACTTCTTCGCAGAACGGGGATACCGGGTCCTGGCCCCGAGCCTGCGCGGGCACAGCGACAGCGCCACGAGCAAGCCCCTGTGGCTGTGCTCGATTTCCGATTACGTCGATGACGTCGCATCGGTTGTCGACCCGTTGACGCCGCGGCCGATCCTGGTGGGTCATTCCATGGGCGGCTTTGTGGTGCAGAAGTATCTGGTCAACCATTCCGCACCGGCGGCGGTGTTGCTCGCGTCGGCACCGCCGCGCGGACACTTACCCACACTGCTGCGCAATCTTCGCCGGCACCCTTGGCGCGCATCGAAATTCGGCCTTACCGGTCGCCCGTCGGACCTGTCCGGGGGCACGACGTCGGGCGCCCGCGAGTTGTTTTTCGGTGACGACATGCCCGAGCCGGGTATCGCCGCGGCTATCCAGCGGTTCCAGCCCGAAAGCACGCGCGCGTTGGTCTTCGACATGGGGCCGGCGGCAGTGCTGCGCAGGCCGCGGATCACCACCCCCGTGCTGGTGGTCGGCGGGGAACGGGATGCCATGTATCCGCCCCGTGACGTGGTGGCGACGGCGGCGTACTACGGCACCGAGCCGAGCATCATCTCCAACATTGGACACGAGATGATGCTCGAACCGCGGTGGCCGGTGGTGGCCGAATGCATCCTGGCGTGGTTGGCCCAGCGCGGGCTGTAA
- a CDS encoding VWA domain-containing protein — translation MTVPLLGAMSLSGFAHAWWFLFLLVVAGLVVLYVAMQLARQRRMLRFANMELLESVAPKRPAKWRHVPAILLVASLVLFTVAMAGPTNDVRIPRNRAVVMLVIDVSQSMRATDVEPNRMAAAQEAAKQFADELTPGINLGLIAYAGTATVLVSPTTNREATKVALDKLQFADRTATGEGIFTALQAIATVGAVIGGGDKPPPARIVLFSDGKETMPTNPDNPKGAFTAARTAKDQGVPISTISFGTPYGFVEINDQRQPVPVDDETLKKVAQLSGGNSYSAATLAELKAVYASLQQQIGYETIKGDASVGWLRLGALVLALAALAALLINRRLPN, via the coding sequence GTGACGGTGCCTCTGCTCGGCGCAATGTCGCTGTCCGGGTTCGCTCACGCGTGGTGGTTCCTGTTCCTGCTCGTCGTCGCCGGGCTGGTCGTGCTCTATGTGGCGATGCAGTTGGCCCGGCAGCGGCGGATGCTGCGGTTCGCCAACATGGAGCTGCTGGAAAGCGTGGCCCCCAAACGGCCCGCCAAGTGGCGGCACGTGCCGGCAATCCTGCTGGTGGCCTCGCTGGTGCTGTTTACCGTCGCGATGGCGGGCCCGACCAACGATGTCCGGATCCCGCGCAACCGCGCGGTCGTGATGCTGGTGATCGACGTGTCGCAGTCGATGCGGGCCACCGACGTCGAACCCAACCGAATGGCCGCCGCCCAGGAGGCGGCCAAGCAGTTCGCCGACGAGCTCACCCCGGGCATCAACCTGGGTCTGATCGCCTACGCGGGGACCGCGACCGTTCTGGTGTCGCCGACGACCAACCGCGAGGCGACCAAGGTCGCTCTGGACAAGCTGCAGTTTGCCGACCGCACCGCCACCGGGGAGGGCATCTTCACCGCGCTGCAGGCCATCGCCACGGTTGGAGCGGTCATCGGCGGCGGTGACAAGCCGCCCCCGGCGCGCATCGTGTTGTTCTCCGACGGCAAGGAGACGATGCCGACCAACCCCGACAACCCGAAGGGCGCCTTCACCGCGGCGCGCACCGCGAAAGACCAGGGTGTGCCGATTTCGACGATCTCGTTCGGCACCCCCTACGGCTTCGTGGAGATCAACGATCAACGCCAGCCGGTGCCGGTCGACGATGAGACGCTGAAGAAAGTCGCCCAGCTCTCCGGTGGAAACTCTTACAGCGCCGCCACTTTGGCGGAGTTGAAGGCCGTCTACGCCTCCCTGCAGCAGCAGATCGGGTACGAGACCATCAAAGGTGACGCCAGCGTGGGCTGGCTGCGGCTGGGTGCGCTGGTGTTGGCGCTCGCCGCCCTGGCGGCCCTGCTGATCAATCGACGCCTGCCGAATTAA
- a CDS encoding DUF58 domain-containing protein, producing the protein MTDPKPAAKPAALHPPSFQRGQIDDPKLSAALRTLELTVRRKLDGVLHGDHLGLIPGPGSEPGESREYQPGDDVRRMDWAVTARTTHPHVRQMIADRELETWMVVDMSASLDFGTTVCEKRDLAVAAAAAITFLNSGGGNRLGALITNGATTVRVPARSGRQHEQTLLRTIATMPKAPVGVRGDLAVAIDALRRPERRRGMAVIISDFLGPINWMRPLRAIAARHEVLAIEVLDPRDIELPDVGDVVLQDAETGVTREFTVDAQLRDDFAKAAAAHRADVARTIRGCDAPVLTLRTDRDWIADIVRFVESRRRGAMAGRQ; encoded by the coding sequence GTGACCGACCCGAAACCTGCCGCCAAGCCCGCGGCATTACATCCGCCGTCTTTTCAGCGCGGACAGATCGACGACCCGAAATTGTCGGCGGCGCTGCGCACCCTGGAGCTCACCGTCAGGCGCAAGCTCGACGGTGTCCTGCACGGCGATCACCTCGGCCTGATTCCGGGGCCCGGTTCGGAGCCGGGGGAGTCGCGGGAGTACCAGCCCGGCGACGACGTGCGGCGGATGGACTGGGCGGTTACCGCCCGCACCACCCACCCGCATGTGCGGCAGATGATCGCCGACCGCGAGCTGGAGACGTGGATGGTGGTCGACATGTCGGCCAGCCTGGACTTCGGTACCACGGTCTGCGAAAAGCGTGACCTGGCGGTGGCCGCCGCGGCCGCTATCACCTTCCTCAACAGCGGCGGCGGTAATCGGCTCGGTGCGCTGATCACCAACGGCGCCACCACGGTTCGGGTGCCGGCCCGGTCCGGACGGCAACACGAGCAGACGCTGTTGCGCACCATCGCGACGATGCCCAAGGCGCCGGTCGGGGTGCGCGGCGACCTCGCGGTGGCCATCGACGCATTGCGCCGGCCGGAGCGCCGCCGCGGCATGGCGGTGATCATCAGCGACTTCCTGGGACCGATCAACTGGATGCGTCCGCTGCGCGCGATCGCCGCCCGCCACGAGGTGCTGGCCATTGAGGTGCTCGACCCCAGGGACATCGAACTGCCCGACGTGGGGGACGTCGTGCTGCAAGACGCCGAGACCGGGGTGACCCGCGAATTCACCGTCGACGCGCAACTGCGTGACGACTTCGCCAAGGCCGCGGCCGCGCATCGCGCCGACGTGGCCCGCACCATCCGCGGTTGTGACGCACCGGTTTTGACGCTGCGCACCGACCGGGACTGGATCGCCGACATCGTCCGCTTTGTGGAGTCCCGACGACGCGGGGCCATGGCGGGGCGCCAGTGA
- the moxR1 gene encoding chaperone MoxR1, with amino-acid sequence MTAAGGPPQGASGYPGGQSGPGAHAAPSGGADGLAAEVHTLERAIFEVKRIIVGQDQLVERMLVGLLSKGHVLLEGVPGVAKTLAVETFAKVVGGTFARIQFTPDLVPTDIIGTRIYRQGKEEFDTELGPVVVNFLLADEINRAPAKVQSALLEVMAERQVSIGGKRFPLPNPFLVMATQNPIEHEGVYQLPEAQRDRFLFKINVGYPSPEEEREIIYRMGVKPPQPKQILETGDLLRLQDIAANNFVHHALVDYVVRIVTATRHPEQLGMNDVKTWISFGASPRASLGIIAAARSLALVRGRDYVIPQDVVEVIPDVLRHRLVLTYDALADEISPEIVINRVLQTVALPQVNAVPQQGHSVPPVMQAAGAAGSR; translated from the coding sequence ATGACAGCAGCAGGTGGGCCACCCCAGGGGGCCAGTGGTTACCCGGGTGGACAGTCGGGTCCCGGAGCCCATGCGGCGCCGTCCGGGGGCGCCGACGGTTTGGCTGCCGAAGTACACACCCTGGAACGGGCAATCTTCGAGGTCAAGCGCATCATCGTCGGCCAGGACCAACTCGTCGAGCGGATGCTGGTCGGTCTGCTGTCCAAGGGGCACGTGCTACTCGAAGGGGTGCCGGGCGTCGCCAAGACGCTGGCCGTCGAGACGTTCGCCAAAGTGGTCGGCGGGACCTTCGCACGCATCCAGTTCACGCCTGACTTGGTGCCCACCGACATCATCGGTACCCGCATCTACCGGCAGGGCAAGGAAGAGTTCGACACCGAGCTGGGCCCCGTCGTGGTCAACTTCCTGCTCGCCGACGAGATCAACCGGGCGCCCGCCAAGGTGCAGTCGGCGCTGCTGGAGGTGATGGCCGAACGCCAGGTGTCGATCGGTGGCAAGCGGTTCCCGCTGCCAAACCCGTTCCTGGTGATGGCGACGCAGAACCCCATCGAGCACGAGGGTGTCTATCAGCTCCCCGAGGCCCAGCGCGACCGCTTCCTGTTCAAGATCAACGTCGGCTACCCCTCGCCCGAGGAAGAGCGCGAGATCATCTACCGGATGGGTGTCAAACCGCCCCAGCCCAAGCAGATTCTGGAGACCGGCGACCTGCTGCGGCTGCAGGACATCGCGGCCAACAACTTCGTGCACCACGCCCTGGTGGACTACGTGGTGCGCATCGTCACCGCCACCCGCCACCCCGAGCAGCTGGGCATGAACGACGTCAAGACCTGGATCTCGTTCGGCGCGTCTCCCCGTGCTTCGTTGGGCATCATCGCGGCCGCCCGATCGCTGGCGCTGGTGCGTGGCCGCGACTACGTCATCCCGCAAGACGTCGTCGAGGTCATCCCCGACGTGCTGCGACACCGGTTGGTGCTCACCTACGATGCGCTGGCCGACGAGATCTCGCCCGAGATCGTGATCAACCGGGTCCTGCAGACAGTCGCCCTTCCGCAAGTGAATGCCGTTCCGCAGCAAGGGCATTCGGTACCGCCGGTGATGCAGGCTGCGGGTGCGGCCGGCAGTCGGTGA
- the ripB gene encoding NlpC/P60 family peptidoglycan endopeptidase RipB has protein sequence MGHKRFRLINVAWLTAVVAGLVLSVAAPAPVANADPAWDPTLPATVSAGAPGDPLAVANASLQATAQATQTTMDLGRQFLGGLGINILGDPAPAAASPTNPGGKIPRVYGRQAIEYVIKRMGSQMGVPYSWGGGSLDGPSKGVGDGANITGFDCSGLMRYGFAGVGVLIPRFSGDQYNAGRHIPPNEARRGDLIFYGPGGGQHVTMYLGNGQMLEASGSAGKVTVSPVRKPGMTPYLTRIIEY, from the coding sequence ATGGGGCACAAGCGTTTTCGTCTGATCAACGTAGCCTGGCTCACCGCCGTGGTGGCCGGGCTGGTGTTGTCTGTCGCCGCCCCGGCCCCCGTCGCCAATGCCGATCCCGCGTGGGACCCCACCCTGCCCGCCACCGTCAGTGCCGGCGCCCCCGGCGATCCGCTGGCCGTGGCGAACGCGTCGCTGCAGGCCACCGCCCAGGCCACCCAGACCACGATGGACTTGGGCAGGCAATTTTTGGGCGGACTCGGGATCAACATCCTCGGCGATCCGGCCCCGGCCGCGGCCAGCCCCACCAACCCCGGCGGCAAGATCCCGCGGGTCTATGGCCGTCAGGCCATCGAGTACGTGATCAAGCGGATGGGCTCGCAGATGGGTGTTCCGTATTCGTGGGGCGGCGGCTCGCTGGACGGGCCGAGCAAGGGCGTCGGCGACGGCGCCAACATCACCGGGTTCGACTGCTCGGGCCTGATGCGGTACGGATTCGCCGGCGTCGGCGTGCTGATCCCGCGGTTCTCCGGCGACCAGTACAACGCCGGTCGCCACATTCCGCCCAACGAGGCGCGCCGCGGCGACCTGATCTTCTACGGCCCGGGCGGTGGCCAACACGTCACCATGTATCTGGGCAACGGGCAGATGCTCGAGGCCTCGGGAAGCGCGGGCAAGGTGACCGTGAGTCCCGTGCGCAAGCCCGGCATGACGCCGTACCTGACTAGGATCATCGAGTACTGA